In the Sphingobium sp. TKS genome, one interval contains:
- a CDS encoding type II toxin-antitoxin system PemK/MazF family toxin, whose amino-acid sequence MKRGDIVAVSLQGDYGKPRPALIVQSNLLAELESLVICPITSAVRDAAFRITVEPDNANGLRVLSQVMVDKLSTLPRSKISKPFGRLDDERMKAVDRALLLVVGLI is encoded by the coding sequence GTGAAGCGAGGCGATATTGTCGCGGTTTCGTTGCAAGGTGACTACGGCAAGCCTCGCCCGGCCCTCATTGTGCAGTCGAATCTTTTGGCCGAGCTGGAAAGCCTCGTGATCTGCCCGATCACCAGCGCCGTGCGCGACGCTGCCTTTCGCATCACCGTCGAGCCGGACAACGCCAATGGGTTGCGTGTGCTCTCGCAGGTGATGGTGGACAAGCTCTCGACCCTGCCCCGCTCGAAAATCAGCAAGCCTTTCGGGCGGCTTGACGATGAGCGGATGAAGGCCGTGGACCGCGCCTTGCTCCTTGTCGTCGGGCTGATTTGA
- a CDS encoding antitoxin MazE family protein — protein MAAIKQRADKVDRHRQRMRAAGFRPVQFWVPDTRGADFAERVRQQCLKLKGDPAELDALRFVEEAAAQVEGWQ, from the coding sequence ATGGCCGCGATCAAGCAAAGGGCTGACAAGGTAGATCGGCACCGCCAGCGGATGCGTGCGGCGGGGTTTCGGCCCGTCCAATTCTGGGTTCCCGACACGCGCGGGGCTGACTTCGCGGAGCGTGTGCGCCAGCAATGCTTGAAGTTGAAGGGCGACCCGGCGGAGCTGGACGCGCTGCGGTTTGTCGAGGAAGCGGCGGCGCAGGTCGAGGGCTGGCAGTGA